The following are from one region of the Betta splendens chromosome 15, fBetSpl5.4, whole genome shotgun sequence genome:
- the rrbp1a gene encoding ribosome-binding protein 1a isoform X1, giving the protein MDIYDPQTLGIMVFGGFMVISAVGIALVSTFSMKETSYEEALAKQRSELGKVQPVRSDKKKKDKVSEKKNRGKKKEEKPNGKIPEQENNDDAEADVLIESTTVQVVAAAAAPTTEPAPAFEVNPLSAPENQPTPAPTEPSPVPSPKDKKKKKGAKIDEASTQRAPLVSPPAPVKSSVDSASTQVSVPPQAKATTLPSAPATAKSAPVPAKSASAPAPAKAATKGAPAPAPAKGAPAPAKAAPAPAQAKAAPAPAQAKAAPAPAPAKAAPAPAQAKAAPAPAPAKAAPAPAQAKAAPAPAQAKAAPAQAKAAPAQAKAAPAQAKAAPAKSDPAQSALAPAPAKAAPASVKLSGAAKNSPSSASPKSTSILETATKDVPLATAPAVAVKAQEPKKKKKKAEAVAAGDSADAPLHLPYKALVSTISSMVFSEGEAHKLIQILSAKAGIIQDSWQTATQKGDPVTILKKQLEEREKQLAAEQEDSSAAKNRLRELTKDLSVEKSKVAGVETRLSSQLSKKEQEMTALQTRMQASYQDHVAQTQRLNAKILSLQEQLEKGPNAQLARLQQENSILRDALNQATSQAESKQNAELAKLRQECAKLTKELGEKTESLQSDEQIRKGLEAKALATEKQLSVLQASHAESQQALQRRLEEVCEELRTTQSRNSSLQATLDKAQQDSSTLSEFQVRMGSLEAEIKERSSQVDALTAQLEGSQAEKSQLVQQLATINSLLEASQNKKEEENSQQVNAAELEQLKLSLQEKDSQLNALNEELKQLQINKKATEETIGELEQRNKSEDASVITSLQDELNNLKEEMVQLKSTPQSDSSAELGQLQNSLTEKDALVTSLQEELREVREKLNNDAKNIMAHLTAFQNETKETLQTLFPQIPLETEQSKWLQVFSQKAQETLKQQSQESQSSKASPELLEKVKEAEENHASLQAECEQYRAVLAETEGMLKHLQKSVEEEELVWKSKMANSEEQLCVALEKVSKLEAENQGVAQLKEQMMLLEAQLEKQYDNQGMSEEMEQLKQQLSHYQNQLTQAQTESRRHKEELAQVREQLGEVTMRAQQEQNGPAEAQHSQVQKELSQTTEKLQAQETQRQQISEEFEQAQKIITELQAQLDLLKVESPQTDTEDVVQLKERLEKEKKLSKDLGQAATKLQQLLKATQEQLTKEKATVRTLQEYLEGKGEYVELKEGTSV; this is encoded by the exons ATGGATATCTATGACCCTCAGACCCTTGGGATAATGGTGTTTGGTGGATTCATGGTAATCTCTGCTGTTGGGATTGCTCTTGTCTCCACCTTCTCCATGAAGGAGACCTCTTATGAGGAGGCTCTGGCCAAACAACGCAGTGAGTTGGGCAAGGTCCAGCCTGTTCGTTCTgataagaagaagaaagacaaagttTCTGAGAAGAAGAATcgtggaaaaaagaaagaagaaaaacccAATGGGAAGATCccagagcaggaaaacaatgatgatgctgaagctgaCGTACTTATTGAGTCTACCACTGTCCAAGttgtagctgcagctgctgctcctacCACCGAGCCTGCCCCTGCATTTGAGGTCAACCCACTTTCAGCACCAGAAAACCAACCAACCCCTGCTCCTACTGAGCCCTCTCCTGTGCCATCCCCTaaagataaaaagaagaagaagggggctAAGATTGACGAAGCCTCTACCCAGCGAGCCCCCCTTGTGTCTCCACCCGCACCAGTCAAGTCCTCTGTAGACTCTGCATCAACCCAGGTCTCGGTGCCCCCCCAAGCCAAAGCAACTACACTGCCCTCTGCCCCCGCTACAGCAAAGTCTGCCCCTGTCCCAGCCAAGTccgcctcagctcctgctccagctaaGGCTGCAACTAAGGGTGCTCCCGCCCCTGCCCCGGCTAAGGGTGCTCCCGCTCCAGCTAAGGCTGCCCCTGCCCCTGCTCAAGCTAAGGCTGCCCCTGCCCCTGCTCAAGCTAAGGCTgccccagctcctgctcctgctaaGGCTGCCCCTGCCCCTGCTCAAGCTAAGGCTgccccagctcctgctcctgctaaGGCTGCCCCTGCCCCTGCTCAAGCTAAGGCTGCCCCTGCCCCTGCTCAAGCTAAGGCTGCCCCTGCTCAAGCTAAGGCTGCCCCTGCTCAAGCTAAGGCTGCCCCTGCTCAAGCTAAGGCTGCCCCTGCCAAGTCTGACCCAGCTCAGTCTGCCCTAGCCCCTGCTCCTGCTAAGGCTGCCCCTGCATCAGTGAAATTGTCTGGAGCAGCCAAAaattctccttcctctgcttcaccCAAGTCTACCTCCATTCTGGAGACTGCCACTAAAGATGTCCCATTGGCCACTGCTCCTGCTGTTGCAGTAAAAGCGCAGGAgcccaaaaagaagaagaagaaggctgAGGCTG tggcAGCAGGCGATTCTGCAGACGCTCCACTGCACCTGCCCTACAAGGCTTTGGTGTCCACCATCAGCAGCATGGTGTTCAGTGAGGGAGAGGCTCATAAGCTCATCCAGATCCTGTCTGCGAAAGCTGGCATCATTCAAGACTCTTGGCAAACG GCAACACAAAAAGGAGATCCCGTGACTATACTGAAGAAACAACTGGAGGAAAGGGAGAAACAACTGGCAGCAGAACAAGAGGATTCATCTGCAGCAAAGAACCGTCTGAGAGAGCTTACCAAG GACCTGTCTGTGGAAAAATCCAAGGTGGCCGGtgtggagacgaggctgagTTCCCAGCTGAGTAAGAAGGAACAAGAAATGACTGCTCTGCAAACACGCATGCAAGCCAGTTACCAGGACCATGTAGCCCAGACCCAAAGACTCAACGCAAAG ATCCTCAGCCTGCAAGAACAACTGGAAAAGGGACCCAATGCTCAACTTGCCCGTCTTCAGCAAGAGAACTCAATTCTTCGTGACGCCCTCAACCAAGCCACTAGTCAGGCTGAGAGCAA ACAAAATGCAGAGCTGGCCAAGCTGCGTCAGGAATGTGCGAAGTTAACCAAGGAACTTGGAGAGAAGACAGAAAGCCTGCAATCTGATGAGCAAATCAGGAAGGGGCTAGAGGCCAAGGCTTTGGCTACTGAGAAGCAACTCTCCGTGCTGCAG GCCAGTCATGCAGAGAGCCAGCAGGCATTGCAGAGGAgactggaggaggtgtgtgaaGAGCTCAGgacaacacagagcaggaacagcagccTGCAGGCCACTTTGGACAAGGCTCAGCAGGACAGCAGCACACTGTCAG AATTTCAAGTGCGCATGGGGAGTTTGGAGGCCGAGATCAAGGAGCGCTCTTCTCAGGTGGATGCCCTTACTGCTCAGCTGGAGGGCTCACAGGCAGAGAAAAGCCAGCTTGTACAGCAGCTGGCTACTATCAACTCACTGCTTGAGGCCAGTCAgaacaaaaaggaggaggaaaacagtcAG caggtaaatgctgcagagctggagcagctaaAACTCAG CCTTCAGGAGAAGGACAGCCAGTTGAATGCACTCAATGAGGAgctgaaacagctgcagataAATAAGAAAGCTACC GAGGAGACTATTGGTGAACTCGAGCAAAGAAATAAGAG TGAGGATGCCAGTGTCATCACATCACTTCAGGATGAACTTAACAACCTCAAAGAAGAGATGGTACAACTCAAGAGCACACCA CAGTCAGATAGTTCTGCAGAGCTTGGACAACTACAGAACAG TCTGACTGAGAAGGATGCTCTTGTCACATCACTACaagaggagctgagggaagtGAGAGAAAAGTTGAACAACGATGCG AAGAACATTATGGCACACCTGACagcttttcaaaatgaaaccaaagaaACTCTACAGACGCTCTTCCCACAGATACCCTTAGAGACAGAGCAG TCTAAGTGGCTGCAGGTATTTTCACAAAAGGCTCAAGAGACTCTCaagcagcagagccaggagTCTCAGTCTAGTAAAGCATCGCCG GAGTTGCTTGAGAAagtgaaggaggctgaggagaacCATGCCTCCCTACAGGCTGAATGTGAACAATACAGAGCAGTCCTCGCTGAAACA GAAGGGATGCTAAAACATCTGCAGAAGagtgtagaggaagaagagctgGTCTGGAAGTCCAAAATGGCTAACTCAGAGGAACAACTTTGTGTG GCTCTGGAGAAGGTCAGCAAGCTGGAGGCAGAAAACCAAGGTGTAGCTCAG TTGAAGGAGCAGATGATGCTTCTGGAGGCCCAGTTGGAGAAGCAGTATGACAACCAGGGGATGTCTGAGGAGATGGAGCAG ctgaagcagcagctgtcacaCTATCAAAATCAACTGACTCAGGCCCAGACGGAGAGCCGGAGACACAAAGAAGAGCTTGCACAG gtcagagagcagctggGCGAGGTCACAATGCGGGCTCAGCAAGAACAAAATGGTCCCGCTGAGGCGCAACACAGTCAG GTCCAGAAGGAGCTGAGTCAGACAACAGAGAAACTGCAAGCACAGGAGACTCAGAGGCAGCAGATCTCAGAAGAGTTTGAACAG GCCCAGAAGATTATAACAGAGCTTCAGGCACAACTGGATCTTTTAAAAGTTGAATCACCACAGACTGACACCGAAGACGTTGTTCAGCTGAAG GAGCgtctggagaaggagaagaagctgtctaAGGACCTGGGCCAGGCAGCCACCaaactccagcagcttctcaagGCCACTCAGGAGCAGCTGACCAAAGAGAAGGCCACAGTGAGAACACTACAGGAGTACCTGGAGGGCAAG GGAGAGTACGTGGAGCTAAAGGAAGGAACATCTGTCTAA
- the rrbp1a gene encoding ribosome-binding protein 1a isoform X2 has product MDIYDPQTLGIMVFGGFMVISAVGIALVSTFSMKETSYEEALAKQRSELGKVQPVRSDKKKKDKVSEKKNRGKKKEEKPNGKIPEQENNDDAEADVLIESTTVQVVAAAAAPTTEPAPAFEVNPLSAPENQPTPAPTEPSPVPSPKDKKKKKGAKIDEASTQRAPLVSPPAPVKSSVDSASTQVSVPPQAKATTLPSAPATAKSAPVPAKSASAPAPAKAATKGAPAPAPAKGAPAPAKAAPAPAQAKAAPAPAQAKAAPAPAPAKAAPAPAQAKAAPAPAPAKAAPAPAQAKAAPAPAQAKAAPAQAKAAPAQAKAAPAQAKAAPAKSDPAQSALAPAPAKAAPASVKLSGAAKNSPSSASPKSTSILETATKDVPLATAPAVAVKAQEPKKKKKKAEAVAAGDSADAPLHLPYKALVSTISSMVFSEGEAHKLIQILSAKAGIIQDSWQTATQKGDPVTILKKQLEEREKQLAAEQEDSSAAKNRLRELTKDLSVEKSKVAGVETRLSSQLSKKEQEMTALQTRMQASYQDHVAQTQRLNAKILSLQEQLEKGPNAQLARLQQENSILRDALNQATSQAESKQNAELAKLRQECAKLTKELGEKTESLQSDEQIRKGLEAKALATEKQLSVLQASHAESQQALQRRLEEVCEELRTTQSRNSSLQATLDKAQQDSSTLSEFQVRMGSLEAEIKERSSQVDALTAQLEGSQAEKSQLVQQLATINSLLEASQNKKEEENSQVNAAELEQLKLSLQEKDSQLNALNEELKQLQINKKATEETIGELEQRNKSEDASVITSLQDELNNLKEEMVQLKSTPQSDSSAELGQLQNSLTEKDALVTSLQEELREVREKLNNDAKNIMAHLTAFQNETKETLQTLFPQIPLETEQSKWLQVFSQKAQETLKQQSQESQSSKASPELLEKVKEAEENHASLQAECEQYRAVLAETEGMLKHLQKSVEEEELVWKSKMANSEEQLCVALEKVSKLEAENQGVAQLKEQMMLLEAQLEKQYDNQGMSEEMEQLKQQLSHYQNQLTQAQTESRRHKEELAQVREQLGEVTMRAQQEQNGPAEAQHSQVQKELSQTTEKLQAQETQRQQISEEFEQAQKIITELQAQLDLLKVESPQTDTEDVVQLKERLEKEKKLSKDLGQAATKLQQLLKATQEQLTKEKATVRTLQEYLEGKGEYVELKEGTSV; this is encoded by the exons ATGGATATCTATGACCCTCAGACCCTTGGGATAATGGTGTTTGGTGGATTCATGGTAATCTCTGCTGTTGGGATTGCTCTTGTCTCCACCTTCTCCATGAAGGAGACCTCTTATGAGGAGGCTCTGGCCAAACAACGCAGTGAGTTGGGCAAGGTCCAGCCTGTTCGTTCTgataagaagaagaaagacaaagttTCTGAGAAGAAGAATcgtggaaaaaagaaagaagaaaaacccAATGGGAAGATCccagagcaggaaaacaatgatgatgctgaagctgaCGTACTTATTGAGTCTACCACTGTCCAAGttgtagctgcagctgctgctcctacCACCGAGCCTGCCCCTGCATTTGAGGTCAACCCACTTTCAGCACCAGAAAACCAACCAACCCCTGCTCCTACTGAGCCCTCTCCTGTGCCATCCCCTaaagataaaaagaagaagaagggggctAAGATTGACGAAGCCTCTACCCAGCGAGCCCCCCTTGTGTCTCCACCCGCACCAGTCAAGTCCTCTGTAGACTCTGCATCAACCCAGGTCTCGGTGCCCCCCCAAGCCAAAGCAACTACACTGCCCTCTGCCCCCGCTACAGCAAAGTCTGCCCCTGTCCCAGCCAAGTccgcctcagctcctgctccagctaaGGCTGCAACTAAGGGTGCTCCCGCCCCTGCCCCGGCTAAGGGTGCTCCCGCTCCAGCTAAGGCTGCCCCTGCCCCTGCTCAAGCTAAGGCTGCCCCTGCCCCTGCTCAAGCTAAGGCTgccccagctcctgctcctgctaaGGCTGCCCCTGCCCCTGCTCAAGCTAAGGCTgccccagctcctgctcctgctaaGGCTGCCCCTGCCCCTGCTCAAGCTAAGGCTGCCCCTGCCCCTGCTCAAGCTAAGGCTGCCCCTGCTCAAGCTAAGGCTGCCCCTGCTCAAGCTAAGGCTGCCCCTGCTCAAGCTAAGGCTGCCCCTGCCAAGTCTGACCCAGCTCAGTCTGCCCTAGCCCCTGCTCCTGCTAAGGCTGCCCCTGCATCAGTGAAATTGTCTGGAGCAGCCAAAaattctccttcctctgcttcaccCAAGTCTACCTCCATTCTGGAGACTGCCACTAAAGATGTCCCATTGGCCACTGCTCCTGCTGTTGCAGTAAAAGCGCAGGAgcccaaaaagaagaagaagaaggctgAGGCTG tggcAGCAGGCGATTCTGCAGACGCTCCACTGCACCTGCCCTACAAGGCTTTGGTGTCCACCATCAGCAGCATGGTGTTCAGTGAGGGAGAGGCTCATAAGCTCATCCAGATCCTGTCTGCGAAAGCTGGCATCATTCAAGACTCTTGGCAAACG GCAACACAAAAAGGAGATCCCGTGACTATACTGAAGAAACAACTGGAGGAAAGGGAGAAACAACTGGCAGCAGAACAAGAGGATTCATCTGCAGCAAAGAACCGTCTGAGAGAGCTTACCAAG GACCTGTCTGTGGAAAAATCCAAGGTGGCCGGtgtggagacgaggctgagTTCCCAGCTGAGTAAGAAGGAACAAGAAATGACTGCTCTGCAAACACGCATGCAAGCCAGTTACCAGGACCATGTAGCCCAGACCCAAAGACTCAACGCAAAG ATCCTCAGCCTGCAAGAACAACTGGAAAAGGGACCCAATGCTCAACTTGCCCGTCTTCAGCAAGAGAACTCAATTCTTCGTGACGCCCTCAACCAAGCCACTAGTCAGGCTGAGAGCAA ACAAAATGCAGAGCTGGCCAAGCTGCGTCAGGAATGTGCGAAGTTAACCAAGGAACTTGGAGAGAAGACAGAAAGCCTGCAATCTGATGAGCAAATCAGGAAGGGGCTAGAGGCCAAGGCTTTGGCTACTGAGAAGCAACTCTCCGTGCTGCAG GCCAGTCATGCAGAGAGCCAGCAGGCATTGCAGAGGAgactggaggaggtgtgtgaaGAGCTCAGgacaacacagagcaggaacagcagccTGCAGGCCACTTTGGACAAGGCTCAGCAGGACAGCAGCACACTGTCAG AATTTCAAGTGCGCATGGGGAGTTTGGAGGCCGAGATCAAGGAGCGCTCTTCTCAGGTGGATGCCCTTACTGCTCAGCTGGAGGGCTCACAGGCAGAGAAAAGCCAGCTTGTACAGCAGCTGGCTACTATCAACTCACTGCTTGAGGCCAGTCAgaacaaaaaggaggaggaaaacagtcAG gtaaatgctgcagagctggagcagctaaAACTCAG CCTTCAGGAGAAGGACAGCCAGTTGAATGCACTCAATGAGGAgctgaaacagctgcagataAATAAGAAAGCTACC GAGGAGACTATTGGTGAACTCGAGCAAAGAAATAAGAG TGAGGATGCCAGTGTCATCACATCACTTCAGGATGAACTTAACAACCTCAAAGAAGAGATGGTACAACTCAAGAGCACACCA CAGTCAGATAGTTCTGCAGAGCTTGGACAACTACAGAACAG TCTGACTGAGAAGGATGCTCTTGTCACATCACTACaagaggagctgagggaagtGAGAGAAAAGTTGAACAACGATGCG AAGAACATTATGGCACACCTGACagcttttcaaaatgaaaccaaagaaACTCTACAGACGCTCTTCCCACAGATACCCTTAGAGACAGAGCAG TCTAAGTGGCTGCAGGTATTTTCACAAAAGGCTCAAGAGACTCTCaagcagcagagccaggagTCTCAGTCTAGTAAAGCATCGCCG GAGTTGCTTGAGAAagtgaaggaggctgaggagaacCATGCCTCCCTACAGGCTGAATGTGAACAATACAGAGCAGTCCTCGCTGAAACA GAAGGGATGCTAAAACATCTGCAGAAGagtgtagaggaagaagagctgGTCTGGAAGTCCAAAATGGCTAACTCAGAGGAACAACTTTGTGTG GCTCTGGAGAAGGTCAGCAAGCTGGAGGCAGAAAACCAAGGTGTAGCTCAG TTGAAGGAGCAGATGATGCTTCTGGAGGCCCAGTTGGAGAAGCAGTATGACAACCAGGGGATGTCTGAGGAGATGGAGCAG ctgaagcagcagctgtcacaCTATCAAAATCAACTGACTCAGGCCCAGACGGAGAGCCGGAGACACAAAGAAGAGCTTGCACAG gtcagagagcagctggGCGAGGTCACAATGCGGGCTCAGCAAGAACAAAATGGTCCCGCTGAGGCGCAACACAGTCAG GTCCAGAAGGAGCTGAGTCAGACAACAGAGAAACTGCAAGCACAGGAGACTCAGAGGCAGCAGATCTCAGAAGAGTTTGAACAG GCCCAGAAGATTATAACAGAGCTTCAGGCACAACTGGATCTTTTAAAAGTTGAATCACCACAGACTGACACCGAAGACGTTGTTCAGCTGAAG GAGCgtctggagaaggagaagaagctgtctaAGGACCTGGGCCAGGCAGCCACCaaactccagcagcttctcaagGCCACTCAGGAGCAGCTGACCAAAGAGAAGGCCACAGTGAGAACACTACAGGAGTACCTGGAGGGCAAG GGAGAGTACGTGGAGCTAAAGGAAGGAACATCTGTCTAA
- the rrbp1a gene encoding ribosome-binding protein 1a isoform X7 → MDIYDPQTLGIMVFGGFMVISAVGIALVSTFSMKETSYEEALAKQRSELGKVQPVRSDKKKKDKVSEKKNRGKKKEEKPNGKIPEQENNDDAEADVLIESTTVQVVAAAAAPTTEPAPAFEVNPLSAPENQPTPAPTEPSPVPSPKDKKKKKGAKIDEASTQRAPLVSPPAPVKSSVDSASTQVSVPPQAKATTLPSAPATAKSAPVPAKSASAPAPAKAATKGAPAPAPAKGAPAPAKAAPAPAQAKAAPAPAQAKAAPAPAPAKAAPAPAQAKAAPAPAPAKAAPAPAQAKAAPAPAQAKAAPAQAKAAPAQAKAAPAQAKAAPAKSDPAQSALAPAPAKAAPASVKLSGAAKNSPSSASPKSTSILETATKDVPLATAPAVAVKAQEPKKKKKKAEAVAAGDSADAPLHLPYKALVSTISSMVFSEGEAHKLIQILSAKAGIIQDSWQTATQKGDPVTILKKQLEEREKQLAAEQEDSSAAKNRLRELTKDLSVEKSKVAGVETRLSSQLSKKEQEMTALQTRMQASYQDHVAQTQRLNAKILSLQEQLEKGPNAQLARLQQENSILRDALNQATSQAESKQNAELAKLRQECAKLTKELGEKTESLQSDEQIRKGLEAKALATEKQLSVLQASHAESQQALQRRLEEVCEELRTTQSRNSSLQATLDKAQQDSSTLSEFQVRMGSLEAEIKERSSQVDALTAQLEGSQAEKSQLVQQLATINSLLEASQNKKEEENSQVNAAELEQLKLSLQEKDSQLNALNEELKQLQINKKATEETIGELEQRNKSEDASVITSLQDELNNLKEEMVQLKSTPSDSSAELGQLQNSLTEKDALVTSLQEELREVREKLNNDAKNIMAHLTAFQNETKETLQTLFPQIPLETEQSKWLQVFSQKAQETLKQQSQESQSSKASPELLEKVKEAEENHASLQAECEQYRAVLAETEGMLKHLQKSVEEEELVWKSKMANSEEQLCVALEKVSKLEAENQGVAQLKEQMMLLEAQLEKQYDNQGMSEEMEQLKQQLSHYQNQLTQAQTESRRHKEELAQVREQLGEVTMRAQQEQNGPAEAQHSQVQKELSQTTEKLQAQETQRQQISEEFEQAQKIITELQAQLDLLKVESPQTDTEDVVQLKERLEKEKKLSKDLGQAATKLQQLLKATQEQLTKEKATVRTLQEYLEGKGEYVELKEGTSV, encoded by the exons ATGGATATCTATGACCCTCAGACCCTTGGGATAATGGTGTTTGGTGGATTCATGGTAATCTCTGCTGTTGGGATTGCTCTTGTCTCCACCTTCTCCATGAAGGAGACCTCTTATGAGGAGGCTCTGGCCAAACAACGCAGTGAGTTGGGCAAGGTCCAGCCTGTTCGTTCTgataagaagaagaaagacaaagttTCTGAGAAGAAGAATcgtggaaaaaagaaagaagaaaaacccAATGGGAAGATCccagagcaggaaaacaatgatgatgctgaagctgaCGTACTTATTGAGTCTACCACTGTCCAAGttgtagctgcagctgctgctcctacCACCGAGCCTGCCCCTGCATTTGAGGTCAACCCACTTTCAGCACCAGAAAACCAACCAACCCCTGCTCCTACTGAGCCCTCTCCTGTGCCATCCCCTaaagataaaaagaagaagaagggggctAAGATTGACGAAGCCTCTACCCAGCGAGCCCCCCTTGTGTCTCCACCCGCACCAGTCAAGTCCTCTGTAGACTCTGCATCAACCCAGGTCTCGGTGCCCCCCCAAGCCAAAGCAACTACACTGCCCTCTGCCCCCGCTACAGCAAAGTCTGCCCCTGTCCCAGCCAAGTccgcctcagctcctgctccagctaaGGCTGCAACTAAGGGTGCTCCCGCCCCTGCCCCGGCTAAGGGTGCTCCCGCTCCAGCTAAGGCTGCCCCTGCCCCTGCTCAAGCTAAGGCTGCCCCTGCCCCTGCTCAAGCTAAGGCTgccccagctcctgctcctgctaaGGCTGCCCCTGCCCCTGCTCAAGCTAAGGCTgccccagctcctgctcctgctaaGGCTGCCCCTGCCCCTGCTCAAGCTAAGGCTGCCCCTGCCCCTGCTCAAGCTAAGGCTGCCCCTGCTCAAGCTAAGGCTGCCCCTGCTCAAGCTAAGGCTGCCCCTGCTCAAGCTAAGGCTGCCCCTGCCAAGTCTGACCCAGCTCAGTCTGCCCTAGCCCCTGCTCCTGCTAAGGCTGCCCCTGCATCAGTGAAATTGTCTGGAGCAGCCAAAaattctccttcctctgcttcaccCAAGTCTACCTCCATTCTGGAGACTGCCACTAAAGATGTCCCATTGGCCACTGCTCCTGCTGTTGCAGTAAAAGCGCAGGAgcccaaaaagaagaagaagaaggctgAGGCTG tggcAGCAGGCGATTCTGCAGACGCTCCACTGCACCTGCCCTACAAGGCTTTGGTGTCCACCATCAGCAGCATGGTGTTCAGTGAGGGAGAGGCTCATAAGCTCATCCAGATCCTGTCTGCGAAAGCTGGCATCATTCAAGACTCTTGGCAAACG GCAACACAAAAAGGAGATCCCGTGACTATACTGAAGAAACAACTGGAGGAAAGGGAGAAACAACTGGCAGCAGAACAAGAGGATTCATCTGCAGCAAAGAACCGTCTGAGAGAGCTTACCAAG GACCTGTCTGTGGAAAAATCCAAGGTGGCCGGtgtggagacgaggctgagTTCCCAGCTGAGTAAGAAGGAACAAGAAATGACTGCTCTGCAAACACGCATGCAAGCCAGTTACCAGGACCATGTAGCCCAGACCCAAAGACTCAACGCAAAG ATCCTCAGCCTGCAAGAACAACTGGAAAAGGGACCCAATGCTCAACTTGCCCGTCTTCAGCAAGAGAACTCAATTCTTCGTGACGCCCTCAACCAAGCCACTAGTCAGGCTGAGAGCAA ACAAAATGCAGAGCTGGCCAAGCTGCGTCAGGAATGTGCGAAGTTAACCAAGGAACTTGGAGAGAAGACAGAAAGCCTGCAATCTGATGAGCAAATCAGGAAGGGGCTAGAGGCCAAGGCTTTGGCTACTGAGAAGCAACTCTCCGTGCTGCAG GCCAGTCATGCAGAGAGCCAGCAGGCATTGCAGAGGAgactggaggaggtgtgtgaaGAGCTCAGgacaacacagagcaggaacagcagccTGCAGGCCACTTTGGACAAGGCTCAGCAGGACAGCAGCACACTGTCAG AATTTCAAGTGCGCATGGGGAGTTTGGAGGCCGAGATCAAGGAGCGCTCTTCTCAGGTGGATGCCCTTACTGCTCAGCTGGAGGGCTCACAGGCAGAGAAAAGCCAGCTTGTACAGCAGCTGGCTACTATCAACTCACTGCTTGAGGCCAGTCAgaacaaaaaggaggaggaaaacagtcAG gtaaatgctgcagagctggagcagctaaAACTCAG CCTTCAGGAGAAGGACAGCCAGTTGAATGCACTCAATGAGGAgctgaaacagctgcagataAATAAGAAAGCTACC GAGGAGACTATTGGTGAACTCGAGCAAAGAAATAAGAG TGAGGATGCCAGTGTCATCACATCACTTCAGGATGAACTTAACAACCTCAAAGAAGAGATGGTACAACTCAAGAGCACACCA TCAGATAGTTCTGCAGAGCTTGGACAACTACAGAACAG TCTGACTGAGAAGGATGCTCTTGTCACATCACTACaagaggagctgagggaagtGAGAGAAAAGTTGAACAACGATGCG AAGAACATTATGGCACACCTGACagcttttcaaaatgaaaccaaagaaACTCTACAGACGCTCTTCCCACAGATACCCTTAGAGACAGAGCAG TCTAAGTGGCTGCAGGTATTTTCACAAAAGGCTCAAGAGACTCTCaagcagcagagccaggagTCTCAGTCTAGTAAAGCATCGCCG GAGTTGCTTGAGAAagtgaaggaggctgaggagaacCATGCCTCCCTACAGGCTGAATGTGAACAATACAGAGCAGTCCTCGCTGAAACA GAAGGGATGCTAAAACATCTGCAGAAGagtgtagaggaagaagagctgGTCTGGAAGTCCAAAATGGCTAACTCAGAGGAACAACTTTGTGTG GCTCTGGAGAAGGTCAGCAAGCTGGAGGCAGAAAACCAAGGTGTAGCTCAG TTGAAGGAGCAGATGATGCTTCTGGAGGCCCAGTTGGAGAAGCAGTATGACAACCAGGGGATGTCTGAGGAGATGGAGCAG ctgaagcagcagctgtcacaCTATCAAAATCAACTGACTCAGGCCCAGACGGAGAGCCGGAGACACAAAGAAGAGCTTGCACAG gtcagagagcagctggGCGAGGTCACAATGCGGGCTCAGCAAGAACAAAATGGTCCCGCTGAGGCGCAACACAGTCAG GTCCAGAAGGAGCTGAGTCAGACAACAGAGAAACTGCAAGCACAGGAGACTCAGAGGCAGCAGATCTCAGAAGAGTTTGAACAG GCCCAGAAGATTATAACAGAGCTTCAGGCACAACTGGATCTTTTAAAAGTTGAATCACCACAGACTGACACCGAAGACGTTGTTCAGCTGAAG GAGCgtctggagaaggagaagaagctgtctaAGGACCTGGGCCAGGCAGCCACCaaactccagcagcttctcaagGCCACTCAGGAGCAGCTGACCAAAGAGAAGGCCACAGTGAGAACACTACAGGAGTACCTGGAGGGCAAG GGAGAGTACGTGGAGCTAAAGGAAGGAACATCTGTCTAA